The Vescimonas coprocola genome includes a window with the following:
- the dut gene encoding dUTP diphosphatase has product MELKVKAVSPLMGTKFPLPAYATAGAAAMDLCACMEEPVTLAPGGRQGIPTGIAIALPGPEYVALVCSRSGMGARHGITLSNSVGVIDSDYRGELTVGLVNHGDVPYTIQPGDRIAQLMVLPILRPTLTVVEELDETERGSGGFGSTGR; this is encoded by the coding sequence ATAGAGTTGAAGGTCAAGGCGGTATCGCCGCTGATGGGAACGAAATTCCCCCTGCCCGCCTACGCCACCGCCGGTGCGGCGGCCATGGATCTGTGCGCCTGCATGGAGGAGCCGGTGACGCTGGCTCCCGGCGGGCGGCAGGGTATCCCCACAGGCATCGCCATCGCCCTGCCGGGGCCGGAGTATGTGGCGCTGGTGTGCAGCCGCAGCGGCATGGGCGCCCGCCACGGCATCACCCTCTCCAACAGCGTGGGGGTCATTGACAGCGACTACCGGGGCGAGCTGACGGTAGGGCTGGTGAACCACGGGGACGTCCCCTACACCATCCAGCCCGGCGACCGTATCGCCCAGCTGATGGTGCTGCCCATTCTGCGGCCCACCCTGACGGTGGTGGAGGAGCTGGACGAGACGGAACGGGGCTCCGGCGGCTTCGGCTCCACCGGGAGGTAA
- a CDS encoding Maf family protein yields the protein MARIILASGSPRRQELLRRMGLREFEISVPDVEEWYPPELAPEDIVAYISREKSQAVQAPADAIVITADTMVFLDDQRLGKPHDEAEALSMLTALSGRKHKVCTGVTVRQGEKALTRTQSTDVYFREASRQELLAYIRGGEPMDKAGAYGVQGQGALLVERIDGDFFNVMGLPVVLLSRMLAEFGVTLLA from the coding sequence ATGGCGAGGATCATACTGGCCTCCGGCTCCCCCCGGCGGCAGGAGCTGCTGCGGCGCATGGGGCTCCGTGAATTTGAAATCTCCGTGCCGGACGTGGAGGAGTGGTATCCCCCGGAGCTGGCGCCGGAGGATATCGTGGCCTACATCAGCCGGGAGAAGTCTCAGGCGGTGCAGGCGCCGGCGGATGCCATCGTCATCACCGCCGACACCATGGTCTTTCTGGACGACCAGCGGCTGGGGAAGCCCCATGACGAGGCGGAGGCCCTCTCCATGCTGACGGCGCTGTCCGGACGAAAGCACAAGGTCTGCACCGGCGTGACGGTGCGGCAGGGGGAAAAGGCCCTCACCCGCACCCAGTCCACCGACGTCTATTTCCGGGAGGCCTCCCGGCAGGAGCTGCTGGCCTATATCCGGGGCGGCGAGCCCATGGATAAGGCCGGGGCCTACGGCGTACAGGGGCAGGGAGCGCTGCTGGTGGAGCGCATCGACGGGGACTTTTTCAACGTCATGGGTCTGCCGGTGGTGCTGCTGAGCCGGATGCTGGCGGAATTCGGTGTGACGCTGCTGGCGTAA
- the mreC gene encoding rod shape-determining protein MreC, with protein MKNFFQKNGIMMLAAVTVVAVLLCVASALSSQTGFLQNAGGVIASPFRAVGSAVSGWFSSISQRFEDVEALQQENADLKKENAELQRQLDQTKIDSEENQRLRNLLNLRQQRRDFTFESAIIVDRSTSNWSRVMTLNKGTSSGIAVGNCVVDDQGNLVGVIREAGLNWSTITTILDTDSSLGARVFRTGEVTVAMGDLALMETGRLKLSYLEGESSLINGDLIVTSGLGGYYPSQLVIGSVEEIRTDDNGLTRYAVLAPKTDLDSLSEVFVITSFDTVD; from the coding sequence ATGAAGAATTTTTTCCAGAAAAACGGCATCATGATGCTGGCGGCGGTGACGGTGGTGGCGGTGCTGCTGTGCGTGGCCTCCGCTCTCAGCTCCCAGACCGGCTTTCTCCAGAACGCCGGGGGCGTCATTGCCTCCCCCTTCCGGGCGGTAGGCTCCGCTGTCAGCGGGTGGTTCAGCTCCATAAGCCAGCGCTTCGAGGACGTAGAGGCGCTGCAGCAGGAGAATGCGGACCTGAAAAAGGAGAACGCCGAGCTGCAGCGGCAGCTGGATCAGACCAAGATCGACAGCGAGGAGAACCAGCGGCTGCGGAACCTGCTGAATCTGCGGCAGCAGCGGCGGGATTTCACCTTTGAATCCGCTATTATCGTGGACCGCAGCACCTCCAACTGGTCCCGTGTGATGACCCTCAACAAGGGCACCTCCAGCGGCATTGCCGTGGGCAACTGCGTGGTGGACGATCAGGGCAATCTGGTGGGGGTCATCCGGGAGGCCGGACTCAACTGGTCCACCATCACCACCATTCTGGACACGGACTCCTCCCTGGGCGCACGGGTATTCCGCACCGGCGAGGTGACGGTGGCCATGGGCGATCTGGCCCTGATGGAGACAGGGCGGCTGAAGCTGTCGTATCTGGAGGGGGAATCCAGTCTCATCAACGGCGACCTCATCGTCACCTCCGGGCTGGGGGGCTACTACCCCTCCCAGCTGGTCATCGGCTCTGTGGAGGAGATCCGCACCGATGACAACGGCCTGACCCGCTATGCGGTGCTGGCCCCTAAGACGGATCTGGATTCCCTGTCGGAGGTGTTTGTCATCACCTCCTTCGACACCGTGGACTGA
- a CDS encoding penicillin-binding transpeptidase domain-containing protein, with translation MKSYLAKSRLVPLVLIFGMILLIFCGVLYNTQILNGSDYKARSLASNATAQTVEASRGIITDRNGKVLISNRLTYTLVFSDEEFESDTDCNDAIFRLLELCRSNNVKWTDTLPVSKEPPFTYTTPTDEGAFRKYLESEDLPAITVGTLRPTQEAPLFMAQLRKLYGVADSYSDTDARAIIGVRYQLALRDIAGGTYTFASDVSVELINQVVDGRYAGVTTGTASARVYDTTYAAHVLGRLSPIYQEDWVGDPDNGIVGYRDKGYSMDALVGESGVEKAFEEYLHGENGTKLITTTSDGQITGEFYTKEPKPGNTVALTLDIDLQEDVEKALSKTIGDMTEKDGIRRGGAAVVVGVGSGEVLALASYPTYDISKWDEIYDTLASDDKGAPLFNRAIGGTYAPGSTFKPCTAVAALESGVITPSTTILDRGIYDYYSSPQPRCWIYSSYGSTHGRVNVSEAITVSCNYFFYEVGRLTGIKTLDDYATQFGLGQYTGIEIGGPNSAEAKGALASPEYAEANDLEWSDGQTLTAAIGQSYNLFTPLQLANYIATLVGNGEHYAAHLLKNVKTYNNSAVVYAYDKDPVNVVEMQDSTVEAIKTGMHDLTTGSLSTYFSKCVVPAGAKTGTAETGVTDANNGTFVCFAPYDDPQIAVAVVIEKGGAGAALAETAVDILNAYFSREEIGTAIIGENTLLN, from the coding sequence ATGAAATCCTATCTGGCCAAATCCCGGCTGGTGCCGCTGGTATTGATCTTCGGGATGATCCTGCTGATCTTCTGCGGTGTACTGTACAATACACAGATCCTCAACGGATCGGACTATAAGGCTCGCTCGCTGGCCAGCAACGCCACCGCTCAGACGGTGGAGGCCTCCCGTGGCATCATCACCGACCGCAACGGCAAGGTGCTGATCTCCAACCGGCTGACCTATACGCTGGTGTTCTCCGACGAGGAATTTGAAAGCGACACGGACTGCAACGACGCCATCTTCCGGCTGCTGGAGCTGTGCCGCAGCAACAACGTCAAGTGGACGGACACCCTGCCGGTGAGCAAGGAGCCGCCCTTTACCTACACCACCCCCACCGACGAGGGTGCCTTCCGGAAATATCTGGAATCGGAGGATCTGCCCGCCATCACGGTGGGTACCCTGCGGCCCACGCAGGAGGCCCCGCTGTTCATGGCCCAACTGCGCAAGCTCTACGGCGTGGCGGACAGCTACTCCGACACTGACGCACGGGCTATCATCGGCGTGCGCTACCAACTGGCCCTGCGGGACATCGCGGGGGGTACCTACACCTTCGCCAGCGATGTGTCGGTGGAGCTCATCAATCAGGTGGTGGACGGCCGCTATGCCGGTGTCACCACCGGCACGGCCTCGGCCCGTGTGTATGACACTACCTACGCCGCCCATGTGCTGGGGCGGCTGAGTCCCATCTATCAGGAGGACTGGGTGGGCGATCCGGACAACGGCATCGTGGGATACCGGGACAAGGGGTATTCCATGGACGCTCTGGTGGGCGAGAGCGGCGTGGAGAAGGCCTTCGAGGAGTATCTCCACGGCGAGAACGGCACCAAACTCATTACCACCACCTCCGATGGCCAGATCACCGGTGAGTTCTACACCAAGGAACCCAAGCCCGGCAACACCGTGGCTCTGACGCTGGACATCGACCTGCAGGAGGACGTGGAAAAAGCCCTCAGCAAGACCATCGGTGATATGACCGAGAAGGACGGCATCCGCCGTGGCGGCGCCGCCGTGGTGGTGGGCGTGGGCAGCGGTGAGGTGCTGGCGCTGGCCTCCTACCCCACCTATGACATCAGCAAGTGGGACGAAATTTATGACACGCTGGCCTCCGACGACAAGGGAGCTCCCCTGTTCAACCGGGCCATTGGCGGCACCTACGCCCCCGGCTCCACCTTCAAGCCCTGCACGGCGGTGGCGGCGCTGGAATCCGGTGTCATCACCCCCTCTACCACCATTCTGGACCGGGGCATCTACGACTACTACTCCTCCCCCCAGCCCCGGTGCTGGATCTACAGCTCCTACGGCTCCACCCACGGGCGGGTGAACGTGTCGGAGGCCATCACCGTATCCTGCAACTACTTCTTCTATGAGGTGGGCCGTCTGACGGGCATTAAGACGCTGGACGACTATGCCACCCAGTTCGGTCTGGGGCAGTACACCGGCATCGAGATCGGCGGCCCCAACAGCGCCGAGGCCAAGGGCGCTCTGGCCTCCCCGGAGTACGCCGAGGCCAACGATCTGGAGTGGTCCGACGGTCAGACCCTGACCGCCGCCATCGGCCAGAGCTATAACCTGTTTACGCCGCTGCAGCTGGCCAACTACATCGCCACGCTGGTAGGCAACGGTGAGCACTATGCGGCCCACCTGCTGAAAAACGTCAAGACCTATAACAACTCCGCCGTGGTCTATGCCTACGACAAGGACCCCGTCAACGTGGTGGAGATGCAGGACAGCACGGTGGAGGCCATCAAGACCGGTATGCACGATCTGACCACCGGGAGCCTGTCCACCTACTTTTCCAAGTGCGTGGTGCCCGCCGGTGCCAAGACCGGTACGGCGGAGACCGGCGTCACCGATGCCAACAACGGTACCTTCGTGTGCTTTGCCCCCTATGACGATCCCCAGATCGCCGTGGCGGTGGTCATCGAAAAGGGCGGCGCCGGTGCGGCTCTGGCGGAGACGGCGGTGGATATCCTCAATGCTTATTTCAGCCGGGAGGAGATCGGCACCGCCATCATCGGCGAAAATACTCTGTTAAACTGA